A genomic stretch from Thalassophryne amazonica chromosome 18, fThaAma1.1, whole genome shotgun sequence includes:
- the luc7l gene encoding putative RNA-binding protein Luc7-like 1 isoform X1 yields MSAQAQMRALLDQLMGTARDGDETRQRVKFTDDRVCKSHLLNCCPNDILSGTRMDLGECTKIHDLALRADYEIASKERDLFFELDAVEHLESFIADCDRRTELAKKRLAETQEEISAEVAAKAEKVHELNEEIGKLLAKAEQLGAEGNVDEAQKILQEVEKVRTKKKDAEEEYRNSMPASSFQQQKLRVCEVCSAYLGLHDNDRRLADHFGGKLHLGFIQIREKLDQLKKTVADKQEKRNQERIKRREEREKEERMRKRTRSRSREHKRSRSRDRSDRRRRRSRSTSRDRRRSRSRSRDRRRRHRSRSRSRSRGHRYSHKSSRDRERSSRDRSRDKDRRDSVNGRSDSRRDAGDL; encoded by the exons GAGATGAGACGCGTCAGAGAGTCAAGTTCACCGATGATCGAGTCTGCAAAAGTCATCTTCTGAACTGCTGTCCAAATGACATCCTGTCTGGAACT cgtATGGACCTTGGGGAGTGCACGAAGATTCACGACCTGGCACTTCGAGCGGATTATGAAATTGCTTCCAAGGAACGAGATCTGTTTTTTGAACTTGAT GCGGTGGAGCACTTGGAGTCTTTCATTGCTGACTGTGATCGGAGGACTGAACTGGCCAAGAAGCGGCTGGCTGAGACTCAAGAAGAGATCAGTGCTGAGGTGGCAGCAAAG GCAGAGAAGGTCCACGAGCTAAATGAGGAAATCGGGAAACTCCTGGCCAAGGCTGAGCAACTTGGAGCTGAGGGCAATGTGGACGAAGCCCAGAAAATTCTGCAGGAGGTAGAGAAGGTCCGCACTAAGAAAAAGGATGCAGAG GAAGAGTACAGGAACTCGATGCCCGCGTCCAGTTTCCAGCAGCAGAAGCTGAGGGTATGTGAGGTGTGTTCTGCCTACCTGGGTCTCCATGACAATGATCGTCGCCTGGCCGACCACTTTGGTGGGAAGCTTCACTTAGGGTTCATCCAGATCAGAGAGAAACTGGACCAGTTAAAG AAAACTGTCGCCGACAAGCAGGAGAAAAGAAACCAGGAGCGCATAAAAAGAAGAGAGGAGAGGGAGAAAGAGGAAAGGATGAGGAAGAG GACCAGATCTCGAAGCAGAGAGCATAAAAG GTCCCGTTCTCGTGATCGCAGTGATCGCAGACGGAGGCGCTCACGTTCAACATCACGTGATAGGCGCCGGTCACGCTCACGCTCCAGGGACAGGAGGAGGCGACACCGCAGCAGATCTCGTTCCCGTAGCCGAGGCCACCGGTACAGCCATAA GTCGTCTAGGGACCGGGAGCGTTCATCCAGAGACAGATCACGGGATAAAGACAGGAGGGACAGTGTGAACGGCAGGTCAGATTCCCGCCGGGACGCGGGTGACCTCTGA
- the luc7l gene encoding putative RNA-binding protein Luc7-like 1 isoform X3 yields MDLGECTKIHDLALRADYEIASKERDLFFELDAVEHLESFIADCDRRTELAKKRLAETQEEISAEVAAKAEKVHELNEEIGKLLAKAEQLGAEGNVDEAQKILQEVEKVRTKKKDAEEEYRNSMPASSFQQQKLRVCEVCSAYLGLHDNDRRLADHFGGKLHLGFIQIREKLDQLKKTVADKQEKRNQERIKRREEREKEERMRKRTRSRSREHKRSRSRDRSDRRRRRSRSTSRDRRRSRSRSRDRRRRHRSRSRSRSRGHRYSHKSSRDRERSSRDRSRDKDRRDSVNGRSDSRRDAGDL; encoded by the exons ATGGACCTTGGGGAGTGCACGAAGATTCACGACCTGGCACTTCGAGCGGATTATGAAATTGCTTCCAAGGAACGAGATCTGTTTTTTGAACTTGAT GCGGTGGAGCACTTGGAGTCTTTCATTGCTGACTGTGATCGGAGGACTGAACTGGCCAAGAAGCGGCTGGCTGAGACTCAAGAAGAGATCAGTGCTGAGGTGGCAGCAAAG GCAGAGAAGGTCCACGAGCTAAATGAGGAAATCGGGAAACTCCTGGCCAAGGCTGAGCAACTTGGAGCTGAGGGCAATGTGGACGAAGCCCAGAAAATTCTGCAGGAGGTAGAGAAGGTCCGCACTAAGAAAAAGGATGCAGAG GAAGAGTACAGGAACTCGATGCCCGCGTCCAGTTTCCAGCAGCAGAAGCTGAGGGTATGTGAGGTGTGTTCTGCCTACCTGGGTCTCCATGACAATGATCGTCGCCTGGCCGACCACTTTGGTGGGAAGCTTCACTTAGGGTTCATCCAGATCAGAGAGAAACTGGACCAGTTAAAG AAAACTGTCGCCGACAAGCAGGAGAAAAGAAACCAGGAGCGCATAAAAAGAAGAGAGGAGAGGGAGAAAGAGGAAAGGATGAGGAAGAG GACCAGATCTCGAAGCAGAGAGCATAAAAG GTCCCGTTCTCGTGATCGCAGTGATCGCAGACGGAGGCGCTCACGTTCAACATCACGTGATAGGCGCCGGTCACGCTCACGCTCCAGGGACAGGAGGAGGCGACACCGCAGCAGATCTCGTTCCCGTAGCCGAGGCCACCGGTACAGCCATAA GTCGTCTAGGGACCGGGAGCGTTCATCCAGAGACAGATCACGGGATAAAGACAGGAGGGACAGTGTGAACGGCAGGTCAGATTCCCGCCGGGACGCGGGTGACCTCTGA
- the luc7l gene encoding putative RNA-binding protein Luc7-like 1 isoform X2, translating into MSAQAQMRALLDQLMGTARDGDETRQRVKFTDDRVCKSHLLNCCPNDILSGTRMDLGECTKIHDLALRADYEIASKERDLFFELDAVEHLESFIADCDRRTELAKKRLAETQEEISAEVAAKAEKVHELNEEIGKLLAKAEQLGAEGNVDEAQKILQEVEKVRTKKKDAEEEYRNSMPASSFQQQKLRVCEVCSAYLGLHDNDRRLADHFGGKLHLGFIQIREKLDQLKKTVADKQEKRNQERIKRREEREKEERMRKRSRSRDRSDRRRRRSRSTSRDRRRSRSRSRDRRRRHRSRSRSRSRGHRYSHKSSRDRERSSRDRSRDKDRRDSVNGRSDSRRDAGDL; encoded by the exons GAGATGAGACGCGTCAGAGAGTCAAGTTCACCGATGATCGAGTCTGCAAAAGTCATCTTCTGAACTGCTGTCCAAATGACATCCTGTCTGGAACT cgtATGGACCTTGGGGAGTGCACGAAGATTCACGACCTGGCACTTCGAGCGGATTATGAAATTGCTTCCAAGGAACGAGATCTGTTTTTTGAACTTGAT GCGGTGGAGCACTTGGAGTCTTTCATTGCTGACTGTGATCGGAGGACTGAACTGGCCAAGAAGCGGCTGGCTGAGACTCAAGAAGAGATCAGTGCTGAGGTGGCAGCAAAG GCAGAGAAGGTCCACGAGCTAAATGAGGAAATCGGGAAACTCCTGGCCAAGGCTGAGCAACTTGGAGCTGAGGGCAATGTGGACGAAGCCCAGAAAATTCTGCAGGAGGTAGAGAAGGTCCGCACTAAGAAAAAGGATGCAGAG GAAGAGTACAGGAACTCGATGCCCGCGTCCAGTTTCCAGCAGCAGAAGCTGAGGGTATGTGAGGTGTGTTCTGCCTACCTGGGTCTCCATGACAATGATCGTCGCCTGGCCGACCACTTTGGTGGGAAGCTTCACTTAGGGTTCATCCAGATCAGAGAGAAACTGGACCAGTTAAAG AAAACTGTCGCCGACAAGCAGGAGAAAAGAAACCAGGAGCGCATAAAAAGAAGAGAGGAGAGGGAGAAAGAGGAAAGGATGAGGAAGAG GTCCCGTTCTCGTGATCGCAGTGATCGCAGACGGAGGCGCTCACGTTCAACATCACGTGATAGGCGCCGGTCACGCTCACGCTCCAGGGACAGGAGGAGGCGACACCGCAGCAGATCTCGTTCCCGTAGCCGAGGCCACCGGTACAGCCATAA GTCGTCTAGGGACCGGGAGCGTTCATCCAGAGACAGATCACGGGATAAAGACAGGAGGGACAGTGTGAACGGCAGGTCAGATTCCCGCCGGGACGCGGGTGACCTCTGA